In Callospermophilus lateralis isolate mCalLat2 chromosome 4, mCalLat2.hap1, whole genome shotgun sequence, one genomic interval encodes:
- the Cd27 gene encoding CD27 antigen codes for MAWPPPCWLFILGTLAGISATPAPRRCPEKHYWAQGGLCCQMCEPGTFLVKDCDQQRKAAQCDPCIPGVSFSPDHHTRPHCESCRHCNFGLLLSNCTITANTECGCPKDWQCRDKECTECDPSPNPSLTIHPSEALGPYPPPTHLPYTKKMPETGTVNHVQTPADFRQLPDPTLPTHLPPQRSLCSSDCIRVFVIFSGMFLVFALGGALFLQQRKYGSSKNESPLEPAESCSYSCPREEEGSTIPIQEDYRKPEPASYP; via the exons ATGGCATGGCCACCCCCCTGCTGGCTCTTCATTCTGGGGACCCTAGCAGGGATCTCAGCTACTCCAGCCCCCAGAAGGTGTCCAGAGAAGCACTATTGGGCTCAGGGAGGACTATGCTGTCAAATGTGTGAGCCAG GAACATTCCTTGTGAAGGATTGTGACCAGCAAAGAAAGGCTGCTCAGTGTGATCCATGTATACCAGGGGTCTCCTTCTCTCCAGACCACCACACCCGGCCCCATTGTGAGAGCTGTCGGCACTGTAACTTTG GTCTTCTCCTTAGTAACTGCACCATCACTGCCAATACAGAGTGTGGCTGCCCCAAGGACTGGCAGTGCAGGGACAAAGAGTGTACAGAGTGTGATCCTTCTCCAAACCCCTCTCTGACCATTCATCCATCTGAAGCCCTGGGCCCATACCCACCACCCACCCACTTACCTTACACCAAAA AGATGCCAGAGACCGGGACAGTCAATCATGTGCAGACTCCAGCTGATTTCAGGCAGCTGCCTGACCCAACTCTCCCCACCCACTTGCCAC CTCAAAGGTCCCTGTGTAGCTCAGACTGTATCCGCGTCTTTGTGATCTTCTCTGGAATGTTTCTTGTTTTCGCCCTGGGAGGAGCCCTGTTCCTCCAACAAAGAAAATATGGATCAA GCAAAAATGAAAGCCCACTGGAGCCTGCTGAGTCTTGTTCTTATAGCTGCCccagggaggaggagggcagcACCATACCCATCCAAGAGGACTACCGAAAACCAGAGCCTGCTTCCTACCCTTGA